One Streptomyces sp. B21-105 genomic region harbors:
- a CDS encoding type II toxin-antitoxin system Phd/YefM family antitoxin, translated as MAYEIPVTQARAELADLINRVVYGGERVVVTRHGKPLVALVSAADLERLDELDRPAEEQVVRSVSAVREVAAAPREQQRYGITAEHRGPNPS; from the coding sequence ATGGCCTACGAGATTCCGGTGACGCAAGCCAGGGCTGAACTCGCCGACCTGATCAACCGCGTGGTGTACGGCGGTGAGCGCGTCGTCGTGACCCGGCACGGCAAACCCCTCGTCGCCCTCGTCTCCGCCGCCGACCTGGAACGACTGGACGAACTGGACCGTCCGGCCGAGGAACAGGTGGTCCGCTCCGTCTCCGCGGTGCGTGAGGTCGCCGCCGCGCCCCGCGAGCAGCAGCGGTACGGGATCACCGCTGAGCACCGGGGGCCCAACCCGTCGTAG
- a CDS encoding urease subunit beta, producing the protein MIPGEILFAEGPVVYNEGRAVTRLTVLNAADRPVQVGSHYHFAEANPGLEFDRAAARGRRLNVAAGTAVRFEPGIPVEVELVPLAGARIVPGLRGETGGALDA; encoded by the coding sequence ATGATTCCCGGAGAGATCCTCTTCGCCGAGGGGCCGGTCGTGTACAACGAGGGCCGCGCGGTCACCCGGCTCACCGTGCTCAACGCCGCCGACCGGCCCGTCCAGGTCGGCTCCCACTACCACTTCGCCGAGGCCAACCCGGGCCTGGAGTTCGACCGCGCTGCAGCGCGCGGCAGGCGGCTGAACGTCGCCGCCGGCACCGCCGTGCGCTTCGAGCCCGGGATCCCCGTCGAGGTCGAACTCGTCCCCCTCGCCGGCGCCCGGATCGTGCCCGGACTGCGCGGGGAGACCGGAGGTGCCCTCGATGCCTGA
- a CDS encoding urease subunit gamma, producing the protein MQLTPHEQERLLIHVAADVAEKRRARGLKLNHPEAVALITSHILEGARDGRTVAELMASGRKLLARDDVMEGIPEMIHDVQVEATFPDGTKLVTVHDPIV; encoded by the coding sequence GTGCAACTGACCCCGCACGAGCAGGAGAGGCTGCTGATCCACGTGGCGGCCGACGTCGCCGAGAAGCGCCGGGCCCGCGGGCTCAAGCTCAACCACCCCGAAGCGGTCGCCCTCATCACCTCGCACATCCTCGAGGGCGCGCGGGACGGCCGTACGGTCGCCGAGCTGATGGCCTCCGGCCGCAAGCTGCTCGCCCGCGACGACGTCATGGAGGGCATCCCCGAGATGATCCACGACGTGCAGGTCGAGGCCACCTTCCCCGACGGCACCAAGCTCGTCACCGTCCACGACCCGATCGTCTGA